One Pogoniulus pusillus isolate bPogPus1 chromosome 10, bPogPus1.pri, whole genome shotgun sequence genomic window carries:
- the MGAT4D gene encoding alpha-1,3-mannosyl-glycoprotein 4-beta-N-acetylglucosaminyltransferase-like protein MGAT4D: MRLRAGQLLMALCLGAVCPLLWYAAWSGTQGNDFDMYQNHFLELQQRLLYAEKEYKKRSHELSGALDEIKWMLEKRTPLTVNHADDVKWKELNLTRKLPVHLTNMYYYLPHLQEHEDGISPNVILGQQRTGVSLVMGIPTVKRQKEHYLIKTLHSLLYDLSEKQQSDCLIIILVAEVDAEYVKSVAESVKSSFPREVQSGILEVISPPASYYPDLSNLKKTFGDSEDRVRWRTKQNLDYSFLMLYAQPKGTFYLQLEDDIIAKPGYIESIKTFAFEQSQDWMILEFSQLGFIGKLFKSKELPLIVEFFLMFYKDKPIDWLIDHLLWVKVCNPEKDAKDCEKEKAKLRIRAKPSLFQHMGIHSSLPGKIQNLKDKDFGVNVLHKAHNNPPAEVDTSLKIYQQYTLEKVYQGKDCFWASAPVAGDYIRFTFLHPVTVEKYIFRSGNMEHPGDKLFNTTVEVLPADEMLRKELVDNGSKFNYQATKDGYLKIGAFADGIAAGRVHQSIGKIGAIRLSIHSDSPVWAILSEVLIKTSEN, encoded by the exons ATGCGGCTGCGGGCCGGGCAGCTGCTGATGGCACTGTGCCTCGGTGCCGTCTGCCCCCTGCTGTGGTACGCGGCGTGGTCCGGGACACAGG GAAATGACTTTGACATGTACCAAAACCACTTTCTGGAACTTCAGCAAAGACTCTTGTATGCTGAAAAGGAATATAAAAAAAGATCACATGAGCTGAGTGGTGCCCTAGATGAAATTAAATGGATGCTTGAAAAAAGAACACCCTTGACAGTAAATCATGCAG ATGATGTGAAGTGGAAAGAGTTAAACCTCACTAGGAAACTGCCTGTGCATCTTACAAATATGTACTACTATCTACCTCACCTTCAAGAGCATGAAGATGGCATTTCCCCAAATGTTATTTTGGGGCAACAGAGAACTGGAG TCTCACTGGTGATGGGTATTCCTACTGTGAAAAGGCAGAAGGAGCATTACCTGATCAAGACCCTGCACTCCCTTCTGTACGATCTCTCTGAGAAGCAACAGAGTGACTGCTTgataatcatccttgtagcagag GTGGATGCAGAATATGTTAAGAGTGTTGCAGAAAGTGTTAAAAGCAG CTTCCCCAGAGAAGTCCAGTCTGGGATCCTAGAGGTTATATCTCCTCCTGCTTCTTATTATCCAGACCTTTCCAACCTGAAGAAGACATTTGGGGATTCAGAGGACAGAGTAAG GTGGAGAACTAAACAGAATTTGGATTATAGCTTTCTGATGCTGTATGCCCAACCTAAGGGAACATTTTATTTACAG CTGGAAGATGATATTATAGCCAAGCCTGGTTATATTGAAAGCATAAAAACCTTTGCTTTTGAACAGTCCCaagactggatgattcttgagtTCTCCCAACTTGGATTTATTG GAAAACTGTTCAAATCAAAAGAGTTGCCACTCATAGTGGAGTTTTTTCTCATGTTCTATAAAGATAAGCCCATAGACTGGCTTATAGACCACCTGCTCTGGGTTAAAGTGTGCAATCCAGAAAAGGATGCA aaagactgtgaaaaggagaaGGCAAAGTTACGGATCCGTGCTAAGCCATCTCTCTTTCAGCACATGGGGATTCATTCCTCCTTGCCTGGGAAGATACAGAACTTGAAA GACAAAGATTTTGGTGTAAATGTGCTACATAAAGCCCATAATAATCCCCCTGCAGAAGTGGATACAAGCCTAAAAATATACCAACAATATACCTTGGAAAAAGTTTATCAGGGAAAAGACTGTTTCTGGGCTTCAGCTCCAGTGGCAGGAGACTATATCCGCTTCACCTTCTTACACCCAGTAACAGTTGAGAA GTACATCTTCAGAAGTGGAAATATGGAGCACCCTGGTGATAAGCTGTTTAACACTACTGTggaagtgctgccagcagat GAAATGCTAAGGAAAGAACTGGTTGACAATGGAAGTAAATTTAACTACCAGGCAACTAAAGATGGATATTTAAAAATAG gAGCTTTTGCAGATGGaattgcagcaggcagagtACATCAGTCCATAGGGAAAATTGGAGCTATTCGCTTATCAATCCACTCTGATTCTCCTGTGTGGGCAATACTTAGTGAG gtactTATCAAGACATCtgaaaactga